In Alphaproteobacteria bacterium, the DNA window GCCGGCCATGACGGTCTGCTTGATGCCGCGCTTGGTGCCGAAGCTGCCACCCACGTCGACGTCGTTGTGGATGCGAACCGCGTTCATGGCAAGGCCCAGCGCGGCGGCGATTTGTTCCTGATACTGCGGCATCTGGATGGAGGCCCAGATCTCGAGTATCCCCTGGCTTTCCTGCCACCGGGCGACCACGCCGAAGGTCTCGATGGGCACGCCCGACGAGCGGCCCCAGCGGACCTGGTAGGTCAATTTCCGGGGGACAGCGGCGAAATCATCGGCCACCGGGCCCCAGGTGAAATTCTTGTGCAGCATGACATTGCTGCCATGCGCCGGATGAACCAGCGGCGCCTCGTCGTCGAGCGCCGCCTCGGGATCGACGGCGGCCGGCAGTTCCTGGTAATCGACCTCGACCAGCTCGGCCGCGTCCTCGGCCTGATAGCGCGTGCCGGCAACCACCACAGCGACCCACTCGCCGGCGTAGCGCACCATCTCGTGGGCCAGTGGCCAGGCCCGAACCCCGGGGGCATCGATACCCTGGAGCAGAGGCGAGATATGGGCGGCGATTTCCTCACCGCTGACCACGGCGACAACGCCAGGCGAGGCCAGCGCCTGCCCGCTGTCGATGGCGCCCAGCCTGGCCCGGGCATAGGGGCTTTGCACCAAGGCCGCGTGCAACATACCGGGAAGCTGCAGGTCCTGGACGAACTGCCCGCGTCCGGTGACAAAGCGGCCGTCTTCTTTGGTGCGGCGGTGGCGCCCGACATAGCGATAGTTGGGAGGGTGGCCCTCAGACATCCCTGCCCTCCCCGCCTTCCCCGCCGGCCTGCCCAGCCGCCTCGGTGATGGCCTCGACGATCTGCTGATAGCCGGTGCAACGGCAGAGGTTGCCATCGATGGCGGCGCGAACTTCGTCCTCGCTGGGCCGCGGGTTCTCGGCCAGCAGCGCCGTCGCCGCCATCAGCATGCCCGGCGTGCAGTAGCCGCATTGCAGTGCGTGATGGTCCCAGAAAGCCTCTTGCAGGGGGCTCAGGGTGCCGTCAGCGGCGGCCAGGCCCTCGACCGTGGTCACCGCTTGGCCTTCGACCTGGACGGCGAAAATCAAACAGGCCCGCACCGCCTGACCGTCGAGCAACACCGTGCAGGCGCCGCAAGCGCCGTGTTCGCAACCGATGTGGCTGCCCGTCAGCCCGAACTCGTCGCGCAGGCAATCGGCCAGCGTCATGCGCGGCGGCACACGGGCGCTACGGCGCCGGCCGTTGACGTTGATCGTTACCTCTACCAAGGTCACGGCGCGGCCTCCCCGATGGCCTCGACGATGGCGCGGCGCAGCAGCTCGGGCGCCACGCGCCGGCGGTACGCGGCGCTGGCGGCCGGCGTATCCTCGGGATCGATGGCGTCCGCCACGGTCGCGATGGCAGCGGAGATATCGCCGGATTCCAGCGCCGTCTCTTGCAACGCCGCCTCCGCCCCGACCAGTCTGAGCGGTGTCAGGCCGCAGCCGCCGAGGCCGATGCGGGCCTCCAGGCAGCGCCCGTCGCCATCGAGCGAGAGCTGGACCGCGGCGCTGACCAGGGCGAAATCGCCATGGCGCAGCGCCACTTCGTGAAAAGCGGTGCCCAGGCAAGGGGCGGCCGCTGGCAGCGGGAAGTCCACCGCCGTCAATATCTCATGAGCCGCGATCGCCGTCGTCATGGGACCCTGGAAGAAAGCGTCAGCGCCAACCTGGCGGCTGCTGCCAGCCCCTGCCAGATGCATGCGCGCACCCAGCACGACGGCCACCAGCGGGATCTCGGCACTGGGATCGGCGTGCACGATGCTGCCGCCGACGGTGCCCCGGTTGCGCGTCTGGACGTGGCCGACGTGGCAGAGCGCCTTGACCAGCAGCGGTAACCGCCGGCCCACCATGGGCGAGCGCTCCACCGCGCGCTGGCGGGTCATGGCGCCGATGACGAGCGCCCCGGCAGCCTCGTCGATGCCGGCCAGGTGCGGCAGCCGGTTGAGGTCGATGAGCAGCGCCGGCCGGGCCAGTCGCATGGCCAGCAGCGGCGTCAGCGTCTGGCCGCCGGCGATGACTTTGTGCTCGGCCTCGTCGTCGCCCTCGGCCAACAGCCGGCAGGCTTCTTCCAAACTGCCGGCCAGGTGGTAGGTGAACGGCGCCGGCTTCATGTGGAGCGGGTTCCCATTGAAAAAAAATGACCACAGCCGCCCCGTGCGTCAATCCCTTAGTGGTGAAGGGCAGACCTGGGTCAGAATTCCCCAACGGCAGAGATAGCTCGGGTCGGCACTTCCGCTTTCGTCGGCTGGGCGTCCGGTTTCCCTCCATGACCCCGCCCCAGCCGAATATCGCGCCAGCGATTTAGTGCTTTGGCTATGAACGACGCATCGGCCCGATCCCCGGCACAGCCGCTTTGTCCCTGATAGCTGACCTCCCCGCCGGCATTTCCGCTTTCGCCGCTTGGGCGTCTGGGCGCCGGGGGTAGAGCAGGCGTTACTGGTGGATTCAGCCCTCTACGAAGCCCTTCCAGGTCGCCATATAGCTCACAAATTTTTCGCCCAAGCCCTGGCTGCGCAAATAGTCGGCCGTCACCGGCCGTGGGACCACCGCGAAGGTGTCGTCGTTGCGCACCTGATTTGGGTAGTCGTGGTGCAAAATTGCGCCCCGGCCGATGAGAACGAAATCGCATCCCTGTTCGAGGCACAGATTGGCGGTTTCGGCGTCGTAGATTTTGCCGGCCACGCCCAGACGTACATCGCCCCTGTCGAGCTCCGTGAAATAGCTCATCAAGCTGCGGCCCTGAAATTCCTCTTCCTCGGGTTCCTTGCCCACGTCCCACAGGGACATGTCCAGAAAATCGATGACACCCTCTTTCATCAGCGTTTGGGCCACCTGGGTGACTTCGCCGAGGCGCATGCCGAAGCGTTCGGGCGAAAGGCGGACCGAAACATTGAAATCATTGTCGCAGGTCTCGCGGATCCCGGCGATTACCTCGTTGATCATCCGCGCCCGGTTATCTAGCGAGCCGCCGTACTTGTCGTTGCGCCGGTTTATGTCGGAGCTGAGAAACTGGCACAGAACGTAGCCATGCGCCCCATGCACCTCGACACCATCGAAACCTGCCTTTTCCGCCCGCTTGGCGGCATCGACGAAGTCGGCGATCAACTGTTCCACTTCGCCGGATGTCATTTCCCTGGCGCCGGTTTCTTCGTCCGTCGACGGACATAGCGGTGCTTCGCCGATCAACTCCCGTGGCGCGCGCATGCCGGCGTGGTGCAATTGCGCAATGGCCAAGCTGTCCTCCTGCCTGATGCCCGCGGCCAGACGTGTCAGACCCGGCAAATGGTCATCGGAGAAGATGCCCAACTGACCCGGAAAGCCCTGCCCGGCGGCTTGCACATGCACGGCGCATGTCATGGTGGCCCCGAACCCACCCTTGGCCCGCATGGTCAGCCAATTGTATTCGTCGTCGGACAGCGTGCCGTCCTCGTGACTTTGGGTATTCGTCAACGGCGCCAGCATGAAGCGGTTTTTCTGGGCCGGTCCATGGGTATAGGTCATGGGATCAAACAGCTTGGTCATGATGCATCGGTTCCCTGTCGTGAACACAATTTCAAAACGGTGGTTGCAAGCACCCTGTGCGGGATAGCTTCTAACACGGCGCCCCGACCCATGTCTGAATCTCGTTCACGGACCGCGGCCAATAGTCTTTGCGGCTGCCCGGGATACCGGGCGCACGGCGCCGATGATTTGCACCTGGGCGTCCGCTGCTGGGGTACAGCGTGCCTAACTCCGGGAAAGGAAGTGGTTGGGAAAGCCTCAATTAGATCCCCAATTCGGGGCCTGCTATACTGCCGGCCCTTAGGAGCAGGTGCGGGGAAAGCCATGAGACGACTTTGGTTGGCCGGGGCCGTGTCCGGGTTGACGCTTCTGGCCGCCATCACGCCGGCCTGGGGCGGCGAGGTCGCGGCGCCCTATCCACGTTTATTTCCCGGCACGGCACCGCTGCTCGCCGGCGAGCCCGAGACCGCCCCAACGCCCAAGACTGTCAAGCCGCCACCGCGCCAAGCCGGCAAAGCCGCCGGCGCCAGCGCCCAGTGGGCCGGCTTGGACCTCGACAGGATCAGGCCCGACGTGGTCGGAGCAATATTGGGATTGATGGCGGCCGGGGCCATTTTCGTGGTCGCCATCAAAGGCTTGGAAACCGAGAACTAGCCAGCATTTCCTACCGGGTCGCGGCCGGCGCAGCAGGTCACGCGGGCCCCTCGTCCTGTTCGCCATAGGTGAACTTGAAATCACAATGCTCGGCGCCTTCCATGATGGTCTGGCTGCGGGCCAGCTTCAGCTTGCTGTCGTAGCCTTCGCACAGCGTCCCGTCGCGATTGCACGAGAGCGTGAATCCGAGGTCGCCCAGGCCCA includes these proteins:
- a CDS encoding xanthine dehydrogenase family protein subunit M; translation: MKPAPFTYHLAGSLEEACRLLAEGDDEAEHKVIAGGQTLTPLLAMRLARPALLIDLNRLPHLAGIDEAAGALVIGAMTRQRAVERSPMVGRRLPLLVKALCHVGHVQTRNRGTVGGSIVHADPSAEIPLVAVVLGARMHLAGAGSSRQVGADAFFQGPMTTAIAAHEILTAVDFPLPAAAPCLGTAFHEVALRHGDFALVSAAVQLSLDGDGRCLEARIGLGGCGLTPLRLVGAEAALQETALESGDISAAIATVADAIDPEDTPAASAAYRRRVAPELLRRAIVEAIGEAAP
- a CDS encoding (2Fe-2S)-binding protein, whose translation is MTLVEVTINVNGRRRSARVPPRMTLADCLRDEFGLTGSHIGCEHGACGACTVLLDGQAVRACLIFAVQVEGQAVTTVEGLAAADGTLSPLQEAFWDHHALQCGYCTPGMLMAATALLAENPRPSEDEVRAAIDGNLCRCTGYQQIVEAITEAAGQAGGEGGEGRDV
- a CDS encoding NADH:flavin oxidoreductase, which encodes MTKLFDPMTYTHGPAQKNRFMLAPLTNTQSHEDGTLSDDEYNWLTMRAKGGFGATMTCAVHVQAAGQGFPGQLGIFSDDHLPGLTRLAAGIRQEDSLAIAQLHHAGMRAPRELIGEAPLCPSTDEETGAREMTSGEVEQLIADFVDAAKRAEKAGFDGVEVHGAHGYVLCQFLSSDINRRNDKYGGSLDNRARMINEVIAGIRETCDNDFNVSVRLSPERFGMRLGEVTQVAQTLMKEGVIDFLDMSLWDVGKEPEEEEFQGRSLMSYFTELDRGDVRLGVAGKIYDAETANLCLEQGCDFVLIGRGAILHHDYPNQVRNDDTFAVVPRPVTADYLRSQGLGEKFVSYMATWKGFVEG